One Sphaerisporangium krabiense DNA segment encodes these proteins:
- the bsaP gene encoding biotin synthase auxiliary protein BsaP: protein MSPYCDHCGRLGDDGDHSACRTARLMEPPRYCAACRRRLVVQVTPRGWSARCVEHGVTTD from the coding sequence GTGAGCCCCTACTGCGACCACTGCGGACGCCTCGGCGACGACGGCGACCACTCCGCGTGCCGCACCGCGCGGCTCATGGAGCCACCTCGCTACTGCGCGGCCTGTCGCCGCAGGCTCGTGGTGCAGGTGACCCCGCGAGGCTGGTCCGCCCGTTGCGTCGAACACGGCGTGACGACCGACTGA
- a CDS encoding acetolactate synthase, which translates to MESAKHAGDVAVAVSRAYGAEVMFTLSGGHVFPLYDGAVHEDMRIVDVRHEQSAVFAAEATARLTRRPGLAVLTAGPGITNGVSGVATAHFNGSPVVVMGGRAPQSRWGSGALQEMDHPPLFETITKLAFTAGGADSVGQDVEMAFRTAIAPHRGPVFLDFYMDHLFSPSPAHEAETLTPSPLEPDAGALSEIARLLAAAERPVLVLGSDVWMDRAEEAARDFAEAYRLPVIPNGQGRGILPAGHELLVTRARGTAFSQADLVIVAGAPLDFRLGYGFFGGRDGAPLAKVVHLADAPSQLAGHIGTAAATAGDLSLVFWGLQSACGEAGVSPKSYAPWLTRLGEAAAEAVAGDTALLESGADPIHPMRIYGELNRLLADDAVVIGDGGDFVSYAGKYVEPRRPGCWLDPGPYGCLGTGLGYAIAARIARPSSQVVLLLGDGAAGFSLMDVDTLVRHRLPVVMICGNNGIWGLEKHPMQMLYGYDVAAELQPQCRYDQVVTALGGGGELVTSPDEIGPALRRAFDSGVPYLVNIATDPAIAYPRNTTGI; encoded by the coding sequence ATGGAGTCTGCAAAGCACGCCGGCGACGTCGCGGTCGCCGTCTCACGAGCATATGGCGCCGAGGTCATGTTCACCCTGTCGGGCGGCCACGTCTTCCCGTTGTACGACGGGGCCGTCCACGAGGACATGCGGATCGTCGACGTGCGGCACGAGCAGAGCGCCGTGTTCGCCGCCGAGGCGACGGCCCGCCTGACGCGGCGGCCGGGGCTCGCGGTGCTGACCGCGGGTCCCGGCATCACCAACGGCGTCAGCGGCGTGGCGACCGCCCACTTCAACGGCTCCCCGGTCGTGGTCATGGGCGGCCGCGCCCCGCAGTCGCGGTGGGGGTCGGGCGCGCTCCAGGAGATGGACCACCCGCCGCTGTTCGAGACGATCACCAAGCTGGCCTTCACGGCGGGCGGCGCGGACTCGGTCGGCCAGGACGTCGAGATGGCCTTCCGCACGGCGATCGCCCCGCACCGCGGCCCGGTGTTCCTCGACTTCTACATGGACCACCTGTTCTCGCCCTCGCCCGCGCACGAGGCCGAGACGCTGACTCCTTCCCCGCTCGAACCCGACGCCGGCGCGCTGTCGGAGATCGCGCGGCTGCTCGCCGCGGCCGAGCGCCCGGTGCTCGTGCTGGGCTCCGACGTCTGGATGGACCGGGCCGAGGAGGCCGCCCGCGACTTCGCCGAGGCCTACCGCCTGCCGGTGATCCCCAACGGCCAGGGGCGCGGCATCCTGCCCGCCGGGCACGAGCTGCTGGTCACCCGGGCGCGCGGCACGGCGTTCTCGCAGGCCGACCTGGTCATCGTGGCGGGCGCCCCACTCGACTTCCGGCTCGGCTACGGCTTCTTCGGCGGCAGGGACGGCGCGCCGCTCGCCAAGGTCGTCCACCTCGCCGACGCCCCCTCCCAGCTCGCCGGCCACATCGGCACGGCCGCCGCCACAGCCGGGGACCTGTCCTTGGTGTTCTGGGGCCTGCAGTCGGCCTGCGGCGAGGCCGGGGTGTCGCCGAAGTCGTACGCGCCCTGGCTGACCCGGCTCGGTGAGGCGGCGGCCGAGGCCGTCGCGGGCGACACCGCGCTGCTGGAGTCCGGCGCCGACCCGATCCACCCGATGCGCATCTACGGCGAGCTGAACCGCCTGCTCGCCGACGACGCCGTGGTGATCGGCGACGGCGGCGACTTCGTGTCCTACGCCGGCAAGTACGTCGAGCCCCGCAGGCCCGGCTGCTGGCTGGACCCCGGCCCCTACGGCTGCCTCGGCACCGGGCTCGGCTACGCCATCGCCGCCCGCATCGCGCGCCCGTCCTCGCAGGTCGTGCTGCTGCTCGGCGACGGCGCCGCCGGCTTCTCGCTCATGGACGTCGACACGCTGGTGCGCCACCGCCTGCCGGTGGTGATGATCTGCGGCAACAACGGCATCTGGGGCCTGGAGAAGCACCCCATGCAGATGTTGTACGGCTACGACGTCGCCGCCGAGCTGCAGCCGCAGTGCCGATACGACCAGGTCGTGACGGCGCTCGGCGGCGGCGGCGAGCTGGTCACCTCACCGGACGAGATCGGGCCCGCGCTGCGCCGCGCGTTCGACTCCGGCGTGCCGTACCTGGTGAACATCGCCACCGACCCGGCCATCGCCTACCCCCGCAACACCACCGGCATCTGA
- a CDS encoding biotin/lipoyl-binding carrier protein gives MAEVRAEMVANVWKVVVAEGDAVNEGDTLVILESMKMEIPVLAEDSGVVTGLKVSEGDVIQEGDLIAVIDPS, from the coding sequence GTGGCGGAAGTACGTGCGGAGATGGTGGCGAACGTCTGGAAGGTCGTCGTGGCCGAGGGGGACGCCGTGAACGAGGGGGACACGCTCGTCATCCTGGAGTCGATGAAGATGGAGATCCCGGTCCTGGCCGAGGACTCCGGCGTCGTCACCGGCCTCAAGGTCTCCGAGGGCGACGTGATCCAGGAGGGCGACCTCATCGCCGTCATCGACCCGTCGTGA
- a CDS encoding serine/threonine-protein kinase yields MVAQGTTLAGRYRLDVRIGAGGMGEVWRGEDTVLARTVAVKVLLPGRMDDPGFAARFQGEARAMATINHPGVVDVYDYGVSDVPGAGPTAYLVMRFVDGEPLDRLLTRLVRIGAEPAMELIAQAASALQAVHDKGIVHRDVKPGNLLVRPDGTLVLTDFGIARADAGHRLTDAGMVLGTAAYCAPEQAEGRPVTPAVDLYALGVVAYECLAGQRPFDGDSPVTIALKHIREEPPPLPSDVPPSVRHVVERALAKDPERRWHSAAEMSMAARQALLQDTGSSAAVSGLTGMIAFPGGAAPQAGPAGVHGAPGPYLATPETGAHLGVPAGGTPPPYIMPTAASPAAAPATSAAPAPPPGRRGTRGRRAAAGRGARPGLIVGVVAAGALLGGLGAVAFNQLVSQNAAAGVNPLTSPTVADASSPPTKVSRTPKPSPSPTHSQPVTPPKTSEPSESPSTSEPSPSPTKTRSPSPSASPSKPAPKKDVPGVINLTEALAKTKLQAAGFKVSVDIYGDPSDEGCTRVLDQLPRAGASWPVNKPVTIVVAQGIDCGGEPSPSPTPTPSPSPTAP; encoded by the coding sequence ATGGTGGCCCAAGGGACCACGCTGGCGGGACGTTATCGTCTGGACGTCCGCATCGGCGCCGGCGGCATGGGCGAGGTCTGGCGCGGGGAGGACACGGTCCTCGCGCGCACCGTCGCGGTCAAGGTGCTGTTACCAGGACGCATGGACGACCCGGGCTTCGCCGCGCGCTTCCAGGGGGAGGCCCGCGCGATGGCGACGATCAACCACCCGGGCGTGGTGGACGTCTACGACTACGGCGTGAGCGACGTCCCCGGAGCCGGTCCCACCGCCTACCTGGTGATGCGGTTCGTCGACGGCGAGCCCCTCGACCGCCTGCTCACCCGGCTGGTCCGCATCGGCGCCGAGCCCGCCATGGAGCTCATCGCCCAGGCCGCCTCGGCCCTGCAGGCCGTCCACGACAAGGGGATCGTCCACCGCGACGTCAAGCCGGGCAACCTGCTGGTCCGCCCGGACGGCACCCTCGTGCTCACCGACTTCGGCATCGCCCGCGCCGACGCCGGCCACCGGCTGACCGACGCCGGCATGGTGCTCGGCACCGCCGCCTACTGCGCCCCCGAGCAGGCCGAGGGCCGGCCGGTCACGCCCGCCGTGGACCTGTACGCGCTCGGCGTGGTGGCCTACGAGTGCCTGGCCGGGCAACGTCCCTTCGACGGGGACAGCCCGGTGACGATCGCGCTCAAGCACATCCGCGAGGAGCCGCCGCCGCTGCCGTCCGACGTGCCCCCCTCCGTCCGGCACGTGGTGGAACGCGCCCTCGCCAAGGACCCCGAGCGCCGGTGGCACAGCGCGGCCGAGATGAGCATGGCGGCCCGGCAGGCGCTGTTGCAGGACACCGGCAGCTCGGCCGCGGTGTCCGGGCTGACCGGCATGATCGCCTTTCCCGGCGGCGCCGCCCCGCAGGCCGGGCCCGCCGGGGTCCACGGCGCGCCGGGCCCCTACCTGGCCACGCCGGAGACCGGCGCCCACCTGGGCGTCCCCGCCGGGGGCACGCCCCCGCCGTACATCATGCCGACCGCCGCGTCCCCCGCCGCCGCGCCGGCCACCAGCGCCGCGCCCGCGCCCCCACCGGGGCGGCGGGGCACGCGCGGGCGCCGGGCCGCCGCCGGGCGCGGCGCCAGGCCCGGGCTGATCGTCGGCGTCGTCGCCGCGGGCGCCCTGCTCGGCGGGCTGGGCGCCGTGGCGTTCAACCAGCTCGTGAGCCAGAACGCGGCCGCGGGCGTCAACCCCTTGACGTCCCCCACGGTCGCGGACGCCTCCTCGCCGCCGACCAAGGTGTCGCGCACGCCCAAGCCCTCGCCGAGCCCTACGCACTCGCAGCCGGTGACCCCGCCGAAGACCTCCGAGCCCAGCGAGTCGCCCAGCACGTCGGAGCCGTCGCCGTCCCCCACCAAGACCCGCTCCCCGTCGCCGAGCGCCTCGCCGAGCAAGCCGGCGCCCAAGAAGGACGTGCCCGGGGTGATCAACCTGACCGAGGCCCTGGCCAAGACCAAGCTGCAGGCGGCCGGCTTCAAGGTCAGCGTGGACATCTACGGCGACCCCAGCGACGAGGGATGCACGCGCGTGCTCGACCAGTTGCCGAGAGCGGGCGCCTCGTGGCCGGTGAACAAGCCCGTCACGATCGTGGTCGCGCAGGGCATCGACTGCGGGGGCGAGCCCAGCCCGTCCCCGACGCCGACGCCGTCCCCCTCGCCGACCGCTCCCTGA
- a CDS encoding thioesterase family protein, whose amino-acid sequence MTIDRGLRAELVFMVERSDTAMRVGSGDVPVLGTPRLLAFAEAATVRAVQDHLAPGQTSVGTKVTLEHRAASPVGAHVEVVAELAEVDGRRLVFEVTARDGRRTVATATIERVVVDRERFLSGLSG is encoded by the coding sequence ATGACGATCGATCGCGGGCTGCGCGCCGAGCTGGTGTTCATGGTCGAGCGGAGCGACACCGCCATGAGGGTGGGAAGCGGTGACGTGCCGGTGCTCGGCACGCCGCGGCTGCTGGCCTTCGCCGAGGCCGCGACCGTGCGGGCCGTCCAGGACCACCTCGCCCCCGGGCAGACGTCGGTCGGCACGAAGGTGACGCTGGAGCACCGGGCGGCCAGCCCGGTGGGCGCGCACGTCGAGGTGGTGGCGGAGCTCGCCGAGGTGGACGGCAGGCGCCTGGTCTTCGAGGTCACCGCCCGGGACGGGAGGCGGACGGTCGCCACGGCCACCATCGAGCGGGTGGTGGTCGACCGTGAGCGCTTCCTGTCCGGCCTGTCCGGCTGA